From the genome of Bos javanicus breed banteng chromosome 23, ARS-OSU_banteng_1.0, whole genome shotgun sequence:
AAGAAAAACTCAAGGAATTTGTGCTGAGTAAACAAGCTAACCACCATCCATCTGAAGAGAGCTTCAGATTAGAGGGGTTTGCGATTACAGGAGCATGAGATAACAGGAGAGACTGAGTTTACTGCCCACATGGGGTTCCTTCACTGCCTGTCCTAGATCAGTGACCATGATTAAACTTTTTATCCAAACCTCCAAGAACCTCTACCTTGGATTGCCATTCTTTCCAGAAGGTAGAACTTACTCTCTGTTGTTtttggaaaaaaagggaaagtgctagctttggcagcacatatacttaaaaaaaaaaaaaaaaaaggtggaaaaaaggaaaattcattttaaaagttgaagaaaTCTAGAGCTACTTGCCTTCAGCAATGAATGGAAGtggtttttttaatgtgtaacCCAACATTGACTAATGATGAATAATTGACTACCTTCTCCTCTTTGCAGATGTAAATCCCCGTATTGTCACCTTGATTAACAACAGGAATATGAAAGAGAGAACAGGTTCAGTGTGGTCTGTTTGAAAAATATTGGTTATTCTTGCAACGTAAATGCACAAGGAAAAATTGTGAAAATGTAGAATTACATCAAGCAAAATGAGGCCACTCATGTGCTGacatttttccaggagtcattgAATATTtcaacaatcagatcagatcagatcagtcgctcagtcgtgtccgactctttgtgaccccatgaatcgcagcatgccaggcctccctgtccatcaccaactcccggagttcactcagacccacgtccatcgagtcagtgatgccatccagtcatctcatcctctgtcatccccttctcctcctgcccccaatccctcccagcattagagttttttccaatgagtcaattctttgcatgaggtggccaaagtcattTCAACAAtacagttattttattctttactgaATAGTAGAGTCAAAGTTAGCCAGATAAGGTCAATGTCAATTGTAATGTATCTAGTGTTAACTTTAATTCAGGGTTTTTATTTTCCCACCAAAATGCATGGGCAGATAGACAGATGCTAACCAATGTGATCACCAGGATCAGTTACTTTCTTTTGCTCTAATTCTGGAAAAACAATCATACTCTACTCAAAATACATGATAGTTTTGTCTcagcaaaaattcaaaatttagcTGATTTTTACCTTGGATGTTTATTCTCTCTAAAATGGACTATGCAATAATTGCCTGAGAGTCATTGTAATGGCCACGGGTTCTTAGAAGTAAGTTTTATTATCTGGTGGAGATATTTAAGGGAAAATCAGAAATTTTCAATGGAgggtttattgttgtttttttattactttgtttttaaagaatttgtttaGATTTGATATCACAAGTAAATGACTGCAACCATTTTGGAGATCTCTGAACTGACCATTCAGAACCACAAATTTGCATAACTATATCTCTTAATCTTTGCAAGTTAATAGTTAAAAAGACATGGGTAAGTTCTACATAATTTACTTTTAACAGAGTCAACACATTGTACTAGGTGGCTGAATTCATATACTCTTGTAATAAAATGACATTAAAGTATGTGAACTGAGGGGCTACTAGGGGCAAGAGTTTGCTGTTTTAGGGACTGTAAAGTAGATTTTTCTAGAGAGTAGTATTTACTCTCTAGAAAGTAAATACTAGAAAGTATTACTCTCTAGAAAGTTGTCAGACTAGTGACTCAATTAGGGAGATCACAGAAGTTTCCTTTAACACTATTATCAGGTTAATAATTATTTGCttcacagaaaaagaatgaataataataataaccatttCTAACACTTGCAATGTGAAAATTCTAACTCTTCTTGTCTTTAGGTCTCCAGAGCTGTGTACTTTGGTAGACTCTTGCTCTCTCAATGTATTTTTCAACTTATCTTTTATATCTATTATCATGTATCCATATGTGTAACCATCAtctttctttcaatttctttggTTTTCACACTATGCACATTAATggtctgtatatatatttttaatataaatttatttattttaattggaggttaattactttacaatcttgtattggttttgccatacatcaacatgggagaatggcattggcCTGTATATTTTATCTTCAGAGAATTGGGGATACATTTCAAACCTGCTTTTGCATATGTTCTAATTCTAttctatgtttatatatatatttttaagcacTAGATGTTTTCATGACGTATATTTCTATCTGTATAACAAGTCAACatgttacattttatattttgcacAATTTTATTTTGCCTGTTATTTCTCTATATAAAAATCAGTGTCAAATGTTCACTTTACTCAGTTAGTTATTTTCCCACTGATttttatatctgattttcttCCCACAGGAAGAAAATAGTTATTCTTCGACTGATTTTAATATCTGCTCACAGGAAGAAAGTAGGAATGACCAAGAATGGTGACTCACAATTAAGCAATGAAAGGAACAAATGCTAGCACTCCGGCAGGTATCATCTTACTTTTCTGACCAGCCCCACCTGGAGATGGTTCTCCTTCTTGTCGTCTCTATCATATACATTCTGACACTGATGGGGAACACAGTGATCATACTGGTCTCATACTTTAACCCCAAACTCCACAcacccatgtatttcttcctctccaATCTCTCCTTCCTGGACCTCTGTTTCACCACCAGTGTTGTCCCACAAATGCTTTGGAATCTCAAGGGGCCTGACAAGACCATTAGCTACACTGGCTGTGTAATCCAGCTGTATGTTGCTTTGGGGCTCCACAGAGTTTCCATGGAGTGTGTCCTGCTGACTGTTATGGCCTATGACCACTTCAGTGCTATCTGTCGACCCCTCCACTATGGAGTGATTATGCACCCAAAGCTTCTCCAGCAACTAGCAGCTCTGGCCTGGATCAGTGGCTTTGTGGGGTCCACTGTTCAGACCATTCTTGTTTTCCAGTTGCCTCTCTGCAGCCATCACATGGTGGATGACTTCATGTGTGAGGAGCCTGCCCTGATAAAGATTGCCTGTGTGAACACAACCTTCCTGGAAAATGAGCTCTCCATAGCTATTGTGCTGTACGTGGTGATACCTCTGAGGCTTATTCTGGTCTCCTATGGCTGCATTGTGAGGAGTGTGCTAAAGATAAAAtccattgaaggcaggaagaaagcaTTTGGGACTTGTGGGTCCCACCTAattattgtagttttgttttttggaactctagCTTCCATTTACATTCAACCCAAGAGCAAATACACACAGAATTACAGTAAATTCCTCACCCTCTTCTACACTGTAATGACACCCTCACTGAATCCTTTGATCTACACTTGAGAAGCAAAGAAGCTAAGTGGGCGCTAAGAAGGTTGCTGGGAAGAGACCCAAGTTAGGGAGAAATGTGAAATATCCTCACACAATCCCTCAGATAGTAAGGACTTTTAGCATCATCTAAttttggtttttccttttgtttgtaaAGATCACAGCTAAATCTCCTGAATAAAATGGCATGAAATTTTCTTTCAGTAACACCCTGAAGCTGCCTACTGTAAATCCTTCTCATATTCCTTTGCAGAAATGTtatgtctcttttttcttttggctgttttCTAAAGAttctataaatgaataaataaatatttatagtggTGCATATGTATACGTATTATAATTTTACAAATCCTGGAGTTATTGCTATAGAGATTAACTAATGGCAGGGTGGATATGTTTATGACAGATCTATTTTctcatcacagaagaaatcaccTGCCTCATAGAGATAGAACTTTCTTGAGaactttctatttttctccaGATGTCTCATTCAGTAGTCCACAGGCCATAACTGTTCTGTCCATTGTTTACATACAAGCATAAATGTCCACTGGAAAACCTACAATTACCTAACAGGTTTTCTTTTAGAGGGGATCATTGATTCTTGTTCATTTACTAGAGGCATCTGGGACTAAGTACATCCAGGGATTTTTCTGATCTCTTCCACCCACAGAGAAAGCTTCCACGAGATATGAACCATGAGACTTAGTATCTCTCATTTATACATCTCTTGTCCTCACACAATGGCTTTCAATCTCTTTTGATCAATTCTTTAACTCTCTATCTGGAATCTAAGAATATATGCATTAGAATTTTAAAGTATTGTCATTTAATCTAAATATCTATATTTGTCACAATATATAGATTTCTTTACCAAAACATGTCTTTGGCCTCCTATATGTTATTCACTTTTATGGATATCAtaactttagaaaaataattctctTCATACTGAATATAAAGTTTTATCTATTCTAATAACATACTTTAAAATCTTGGTAATAtgttcagtttaaaaatattgaccTTATTTTACCCATATCCACATagttatttgtttataaaatattatcaatagTTTATTGGCTTTAATTCTAGAGCCTGCTTAGATATACTCGCAACATGCTGTGGTTTTATGAATGTAGTCTGCTTTTTTCTTaaatagggatttccctggtggtccagtggttaacatgcttccaaagcaggaggcatggtttgatccctggatggggaactaattTCCCAGATGCTGTGTGCTGCtgccaaaaaaattaattcttttaacAGAGATTAAATCCTAGGAATCATTTTAACAAAGACAAATGATTCTTTCTGGATATATTAAGAAGTTGaataaattagtaaaaaaaagcaactatgttggagaagaaaataaatgatctAGTTAGGAGGCATTGACAAGGTTAACAGGTGACATTTAAGTAAACTTTCTATATCCTGGTTCATAAGATAAAATTGTATTAGCATTAATAATTAAACCTGGTTATATTCAAATCAAATTACTTCACTGATTGATTAGGACAGGTAAATGCGTACTAAGCACTAAGATTACccaaatcatttaaaatcttataattttattatacaataaaattttaaaagctattgaAAATGATATCCTTTTGCTCACACTAGGATAGAACATTAATACTTTCCATGTATTCTTTTTGTATGTAGtagagtaatttaaaaaataagacaagtcTGTAAGAAGAGGCACTGTACAGAGTACAGAAAAGACATACCACGTGAATACTAGCCAACAAAGAAGACTGGCATGATCTTACTACTATCAAACAGGGTAGCCTTTAAGGGATGAACTATTATTAGGAATAAGGGGAGACATTGCATAATATAAACCATTTAGTTAACATGAAAGCTATAATAATCTTTAATTAAAATGCTTTCtatcaaataactttaaaatatgaagCAAAACCTAAcatataagaaaggaaataagcaaATTTACAGCCAGAATTGAATGGATAACTGGTAGAAAAGATATACAAACATAAATGAATAAGGACGTAGAAAATATCAAGAGCACagcaaaaattacaaaattaatatagtgaaaacaCTGAAGGCATGATGACATATAAAATTTTTCAGGCACACACAGGACATTTATAAAACATTGTCATATACTGaataagaaattaatacatcTCAGAAGTTTAAAAGCATAAGAGAATTTtgtctaaaataaaaaatcaaacaagGCCAGAAATCAGTAACACAGTGAACAAAGGATTAGTGCTCTTAATGTGTAAAAATTTCTAATATGGAAAATTGATATAGAATAATTTCAAATAAACCCATGTATGTTAACAAGCACTTTAAAATTGTCAGTATCATGCCAATTTTGTTTCATCTATTTAGTCAACTAAACTTTCCTGCCTAACCTCTCCTTTTCCCTCCACACAGGTTTGCCCTGGCAAGTTCTGAAATTGCACTTATCAAGCTAGAGGCACAGAGGAACATGCACAAGGTGGAAAGCAGGGACTCAGTTGAACCAAATCGCCACTGCAAGGTCTCAGACGGGAGCAGGCTGAAGCTCAGGAAACACAGAATCTTTACATATAAATCAAGTGTCACTCGACAGTGGACATTTTATTTACTAATGTGAAAATACTTTATTACTAAAAGTGGACACTTTTACCATTGGTAAATGACCAAAAATGTTATAGCGCACTCTGGAGTTTTAAACCAGGACCAAGGAAAGGACTGCTACAT
Proteins encoded in this window:
- the LOC133235972 gene encoding putative olfactory receptor 2W6 → MVLLLVVSIIYILTLMGNTVIILVSYFNPKLHTPMYFFLSNLSFLDLCFTTSVVPQMLWNLKGPDKTISYTGCVIQLYVALGLHRVSMECVLLTVMAYDHFSAICRPLHYGVIMHPKLLQQLAALAWISGFVGSTVQTILVFQLPLCSHHMVDDFMCEEPALIKIACVNTTFLENELSIAIVLYVVIPLRLILVSYGCIVRSVLKIKSIEGRKKAFGTCGSHLIIVVLFFGTLASIYIQPKSKYTQNYSKFLTLFYTVMTPSLNPLIYT